The following is a genomic window from Balneolaceae bacterium.
GAATCGCCGGTTCAATTTTTTTTATTCTGAGAATTTCTTTGCTTATCAAAATGAATTCATCTAAAGCTTTATCTATTTCGCGGCTTTCCTTACCAATTTTAGCCATTAATTCTCTGTATACTTTCGTTGGTATCCGGACTTGTTCAAACAAAACATGTAACAAATCAAGATGCTTAATCTTGGCGAGAGCGATGATAGGCCCTGTATCGGCAATCAGTGTCATTTAATTTAAAGTTTATCGAGTGTTTCGATATCACGCTTCAATTCTTTTGCAATGTCTTCATCAGAATAATTAAAAACACTCACTTTATATCTGTTGCAGGCATCAAAGAAATCAGGTTTTGACATTTCTGCAAATTCTGCGGCTTTCCCGGAAGATATTTTGCCAAGTTCAAACATTTTTAAAGCCGCCATCAAACGTATATGATCCTCAAGTTCATCTTTTGTAAGATGAACTGCACGTTCGAAACCGGAAGGATATTTTATGGTTATATCAGACATTTATACATGGGTGTGAAGTTACTGGGTAAAATCGCCAATCATTCATCAAGGATCAAGATTGCGCTGTTTGATTTTCTTCAATGTTGGTTGTTCGATGTTAGTTGGAATTTGTTAGTTATTTATTGTCAGTTATTGGTTGGATGTTGATTTGAAAT
Proteins encoded in this region:
- a CDS encoding UPF0175 family protein, whose amino-acid sequence is MSDITIKYPSGFERAVHLTKDELEDHIRLMAALKMFELGKISSGKAAEFAEMSKPDFFDACNRYKVSVFNYSDEDIAKELKRDIETLDKL